In the genome of Longimicrobium sp., one region contains:
- a CDS encoding HNH endonuclease — MRDDASLRERIFNRDGNRCVYCAGLFPPEQLSLDHVQPRARGGDNSPGNLVTACLACNTRKGHQPAWAWLAELPGERANFLRYGTAVWTRLRRAVEEAAKS, encoded by the coding sequence ATGAGGGACGACGCCAGCCTGCGGGAACGCATCTTCAACCGCGACGGCAACCGGTGCGTGTACTGCGCCGGCCTGTTTCCCCCCGAGCAGCTTTCGCTGGACCACGTGCAGCCCCGCGCCCGCGGGGGCGACAACTCGCCCGGCAACCTGGTGACGGCCTGCCTGGCCTGCAACACGCGCAAGGGACACCAGCCGGCCTGGGCCTGGCTGGCCGAGCTGCCGGGCGAGCGGGCCAACTTCCTGCGCTACGGCACCGCCGTGTGGACCCGCCTTCGCCGCGCGGTGGAGGAAGCGGCGAAATCCTGA